The Solirubrobacterales bacterium nucleotide sequence TGGGCGCCGAGGATCTCGCCGTACTGCTTGTCCACAACCAGCTTGACGATCCCGTCCCGGTCGTCGTAGACGGTGCCGGCGCCGACTCCGCCCAGCTTGAACTTGCCCGTCTTGATGTCGTGACCGGCATCCTTTGCCTTCGCCTCGGTCAGGCCGACCGAGGCCACCTGGGGCTGGCAGAAGGTGGCTCCCGGAATCAGGTCGAGATTGACCGGGTGGGTGTCCTCACCGGAGGCGTGCTCGGCCGCGACCACGCCCTCTTCGCTTGCCTTGTGGGCGAGTGCGGCACCGCGGACCAGGTCGCCGATCGCGTAGATCTTTCCGTTCGAGGTGCGCTGGAACTCATCGACCTTGACCTTGCCGTTCTCTTCGAGTTCGACCCCGGCGAGGTCCAGCCCGAGCCCGTCCACATCGGGACGGCGGCCACCGGCGATCACCAGGTAGTCGACCTCGGCCGAACTGTCGCCGTAGGTGAAGCTGACCGAACTCTCTCCCACCGTGACGTTCTCCACCGGGCTGCCGGTGGCGATCTCGATCCCCTGCTTCTTGAAGGTCCGTTCCACAACCCGGGCGGTGTCCCGGTCCTCGGCCGGGAGGATCTGGTCGAGCATCTCGATCAGGATCACCTCGGTGCCGTACCGGATGTAGGCGGAGGCGATCTCGGAGCCGGAGGCACCGGCGCCCACAACCGCGATCTTTCCGGGCTGCTCCGGCAGCGACCAGGCGCCCCAGGTGTCAACCACCCGGCCGGAGAACTCGGTTCCCGGGATCGGCTGGGCGACCGAACCGGTGGCCAGGATCACCTTGCCGGCCTCGTAGACGGTGTCGCCGACCTTGACGTCACCGGACTCGGTCAGGCTGCCTTCGCCCCCGATCAGGGTGATCTTGTTCTTGCCGAACAGCATCTTGACGCCACCGCTGAGTCCGGTCGAGACCTCGGTCCGGCGCCCGCCGAGCGCGTCCCAGTCGAGCTCCGCCCCGGTCACCTTGACCCCGATCGACTCGCTGCTTTTCGCGTGATCGAGAACCTCGGCCGTGTGCAACATCGTCTTGGCCGGAATGCAGGCGTAGTTCAGACAGCGACCACCGACCTTGTCCTTCTCGACCACAGCGGTGGTCTTGCCAAGCTGGGCGGCGCGAATGGCGGCCACATAGCCACCGGGCCCGCCCCCGATAACGATCACGTCGAAGGAGTCAGCCATGACAGGGAGCCTACCTGTGGAGGACATCTGCGCCGCGGCTGCCGGTC carries:
- the lpdA gene encoding dihydrolipoyl dehydrogenase, translating into MADSFDVIVIGGGPGGYVAAIRAAQLGKTTAVVEKDKVGGRCLNYACIPAKTMLHTAEVLDHAKSSESIGVKVTGAELDWDALGGRRTEVSTGLSGGVKMLFGKNKITLIGGEGSLTESGDVKVGDTVYEAGKVILATGSVAQPIPGTEFSGRVVDTWGAWSLPEQPGKIAVVGAGASGSEIASAYIRYGTEVILIEMLDQILPAEDRDTARVVERTFKKQGIEIATGSPVENVTVGESSVSFTYGDSSAEVDYLVIAGGRRPDVDGLGLDLAGVELEENGKVKVDEFQRTSNGKIYAIGDLVRGAALAHKASEEGVVAAEHASGEDTHPVNLDLIPGATFCQPQVASVGLTEAKAKDAGHDIKTGKFKLGGVGAGTVYDDRDGIVKLVVDKQYGEILGAHIVGNRACDMISELAVTMALEGGYQELARITHPHPAISEAVLEAARAVDGWATHA